TTTTCAAATACACCACTATCTTACCTGCTCCATATCTCCGGATAATTCCTTCATCCAGATATTTCCTGAGAAATTCGACTGCCTTATCCCGGCTGATAGCTGCCAATCTCATAAAATCAGCACGGGTAATGCAACCATGTTCATCTATATGCCGCATAAGAAGTGTACGACATTCATCTTCCCCACGAGTATTGTCTGTACGATATGGTGATTCAATACGTTCCAACTGCAACGGCTCCAATTCTTCATAGAAT
The nucleotide sequence above comes from Paratractidigestivibacter faecalis. Encoded proteins:
- a CDS encoding HU family DNA-binding protein — encoded protein: MFSLSLKCDRSVMEKKEIRSPSIWLNKVNLRVNKKFYEELEPLQLERIESPYRTDNTRGEDECRTLLMRHIDEHGCITRADFMRLAAISRDKAVEFLRKYLDEGIIRRYGAGKIVVYLKSDGIKKR